A window of the Lactuca sativa cultivar Salinas chromosome 5, Lsat_Salinas_v11, whole genome shotgun sequence genome harbors these coding sequences:
- the LOC111912731 gene encoding ethylene-overproduction protein 1 translates to MSISTATHDGCSSSSPRSAKIANLIRQFTNTMKSGGLKFKDRCKKPTQVHALTINSILSSSSSNSDESTTLPFVNAKSLLPYGLPDTHLIEPPLDPHLNPLDFINSISDLYKRIIHSSSESESCGLYLEQYALFCAVGDPKLLRRSLQSAREHAVDIHSKVVLSAWLRYERREDELVGISAMDCIGKVLECPKSALIDIAYDPSHSVFDRCQCVSENASENLNVTGSRTSLNNEFLVHGNDDEIVWFCIGNEVITCLRPKIASLSSPLNTLLYGNFIESAKETIDFSRTGISKEAMRGVEVFSRTKQMENFFSPSIVLEILSFSQKFCCEEMKSACEVYLSPLISTIEDALIFIEYGFENMASLLVASCLQVLLRELPSSLNNPKVLTLFSSSESMEKLASVNHSSFLLYYFLTQVAMEEKMTSVNTVTLFERLIESATDTWQKTLAYHQLGVLLFEREEYKHSQTCFEAAFEMGHVYSATGIARTMYKQGKTYLAREVINKILSENKPNGWMYQERSLYTLGSKKILDLEEATKLDPTLSYPYKYRSVSMVGENQINEAVEEINKIIRFKISPDCLELRAWFHLCLEDYPAAVRDICALLSLDPNYMMFHGKMRGDYLVEVLNQKVQQWTPADCWVELYDRWSCIDDIGSLAIIHQMLVHDPGKSLLRFRQSLLLLRLNCQKAAMRSLRLARNLANTKHERLVYEGWILYDTGYREEALSKAEESILIQRSFEAYFLKAYTLADASLDSDSSSFVIQLLIDALKCPSDGLRKGQALNNLGSIYVDCGKHDLAADCYINALDIKHTRAHQGLARVYSLKDERKAAYDEMTKLIEKAGNSASAYEKRSEYCDRDNATSDLSMATQLDPLRTYPYRYRAAVLMDEQKESEAVEELTKAIAFKPELQMLHLRAAFYESMSEYELALRDCEAGLCLDPTHKDTLELYHRTQKAAEYT, encoded by the exons ATGTCGATCTCAACTGCTACTCATGATGGGtgttcatcatcatcaccaagaTCAGCGAAAATCGCGAATCTGATCCGTCAATTTACAAACACCATGAAATCCGGCGGTCTTAAGTTCAAAGACCGGTGTAAAAAACCCACCCAAGTACATGCTCTTACCATCAACTCCATTTTGTCCTCGTCTTCATCGAACAGCGATGAATCGACAACACTCCCATTCGTCAATGCTAAATCGCTTCTTCCTTATGGGCTCCCTGATACACACCTTATTGAACCCCCCTTAGATCCTCACCTTAATCCCCTTGATTTCATTAACTCAATCTCGGACCTCTACAAGAGAATCATCCATTCTTCCTCTGAATCGGAAAGTTGTGGTCTATATTTAGAACAGTACGCGCTATTTTGCGCAGTTGGTGATCCGAAGCTGCTTCGAAGAAGTCTGCAGTCTGCTCGGGAACACGCTGTCGACATACATTCGAAGGTTGTACTCTCTGCGTGGCTGCGGTATGAGAGGAGAGAAGACGAGCTTGTGGGCATTTCCGCCATGGATTGTATCGGTAAAGTTCTCGAATGCCCGAAATCCGCTTTGATCGATATCGCGTATGATCCTTCCCATTCCGTTTTCGATCGCTGCCAATGTGTTTCCGAAAACGCCTCTGAGAATCTCAATGTCACCGGTTCCCGCACTTCCCTCAACAACGAATTCTTAGTTCATGGCAACGATGACGAAATCGTCTGGTTTTGCATCGGAAACGAGGTAATCACTTGTCTCAGACCTAAAATAGCTTCATTGTCTAGCCCACTAAACACCTTATTATACGGTAATTTCATCGAATCTGCAAAAGAAACCATCGATTTTTCACGAACTGGGATCTCAAAAGAAGCCATGAGAGGTGTGGAGGTATTTAGCAGAACAAAACAAATGGAAAACTTTTTCTCTCCAAGTATAGTTTTGGAGATTCTATCATTTTCACAGAAGTTCTGCTGCGAGGAAATGAAATCAGCCTGTGAGGTTTACCTGTCCCCATTAATTTCCACCATTGAAGACGCATTGATCTTCATCGAATACGGATTTGAAAACATGGCAAGTCTCCTTGTAGCTTCATGCTTACAAGTTCTACTCAGAGAGCTTCCAAGTTCTTTAAACAACCCCAAAGTTCTAACCTTATTTTCCTCTTCTGAATCCATGGAGAAACTTGCTTCGGTTAATCATTCCTCCTTCCTGTTATACTATTTCCTCACCCAAGTCGCCATGGAAGAAAAGATGACATCAGTCAACACAGTCACACTCTTCGAAAGACTCATCGAATCAGCAACCGACACATGGCAGAAAACCCTAGCGTATCATCAATTAGGTGTTTTATTATTTGAAAGAGAAGAATACAAGCACTCCCAAACATGTTTCGAAGCAGCTTTTGAAATGGGTCATGTTTATTCAGCAACAGGGATTGCTAGAACAATGTATAAACAAGGGAAAACATATTTAGCACGTGAAGTAATCAACAAGATTTTATCAGAAAACAAACCAAACGGATGGATGTATCAAGAACGATCTTTATACACTCTTGGAAGCAAAAAGATTCTAGATTTAGAAGAAGCAACCAAATTAGATCCAACACTTTCATACCCATATAAATACAGATCCGTATCAATGGTGGGTGAGAATCAAATCAATGAAGCTGTTGAAGAGATCAACAAGATCATCCGTTTCAAAATTTCCCCTGATTGTCTTGAATTAAGGGCTTGGTTTCATCTTTGCCTTGAAGATTACCCAGCTGCTGTGAGAGATATATGTGCATTGTTAAGTTTAGACCCGAATTACATGATGTTTCATGGGAAAATGAGAGGTGATTATTTGGTAGAAGTTCTTAATCAAAAAGTACAACAATGGACACCAGCTGATTGTTGGGTGGAGCTTTATGATCGATGGTCTTGTATAGATGACATTGGTTCACTTGCAATTATACATCAGATGCTTGTTCATGATCCAGGGAAGAGTCTTTTAAGATTCAGACAATCTTTACTTCTTTTAAG attaaaTTGCCAAAAGGCAGCCATGCGGAGCTTGCGATTGGCTAGAAATCTTGCAAACACAAAGCATGAACGTCTTGTTTATGAAGGGTGGATTTTATATGACACGGGTTATCGAGAAGAAGCTCTTTCAAAAGCAGAAGAGTCGATTTTGATTCAAAGATCATTCGAAGCGTATTTTCTTAAAGCGTATACATTAGCAGATGCATCTCTGGATTCTGATTCTTCTTCTTTTGTTATACAACTTCTTATCGATGCTCTCAAATGCCCTTCAGATGGTCTTCGAAAAGGACAA GCGTTGAATAATCTTGGGAGTATATACGTGGATTGTGGGAAGCATGATCTTGCTGCAGATTGTTATATAAATGCTCTTGATATTAAGCATACACGAGCTCATCAAGGGCTTGCTCGTGTTTATTCTTTAAAAGATGAAAGAAAAGCTGCATATGATGAGATGACAAAGTTGATAGAAAAGGCGGGAAATAGTGCTTCTGCTTATGAAAAAAGATCAGAGTATTGTGATCGTGATAATGCTACAAGTGATCTATCAATGGCTACACAGCTGGATCCATTAAGAACTTACCCATATAGATATCGAGCTGCAG TGTTGATGGATGAACAAAAGGAAAGTGAGGCTGTTGAAGAGCTTACAAAGGCGATAGCTTTTAAACCTGAGCTTCAAATGCTTCATCTTAGAGCAGCATTTTATGAGTCAATGAGTGAGTATGAGCTGGCATTAAGAGATTGTGAAGCGGGATTATGTTTGGATCCTACTCATAAAGACACTCTTGAGCTTTATCATCGAACACAAAAAGCTGCTGAATATACATGA